The following coding sequences lie in one Drosophila sulfurigaster albostrigata strain 15112-1811.04 chromosome 2R, ASM2355843v2, whole genome shotgun sequence genomic window:
- the LOC133836653 gene encoding LOW QUALITY PROTEIN: replication factor C subunit 1 (The sequence of the model RefSeq protein was modified relative to this genomic sequence to represent the inferred CDS: inserted 2 bases in 1 codon) — MRFSDLQGGIDSFFKRLPGKXKTTDEDASPSPAPKKRKARVISSDEDEIPASPQVSKHGKELKRSRKALDIKSPSNDNNNTAAKKPSLSKLKPLQKVNPSDLFGGETKRIEASKPKDRSIVEMEDESIDRSLMEVDVEQATSPKETKTQSPPASRKRSPKPTPESKSASAKKPKAATPRAKQDLETSVLTDEDRHERKRMAAVLYQQYKNRSSCLNPGSKEIPKGSPDCLKGLTFLVTGILESMEREEAASVIKGFGGRVMTVVGKKLNYLVVGEEAGPKKLAQAEEHNVTILSEDGLFDLIRERSGEKKDEVKVKKETEEKSSTLKVKKEPEEKSSTLKVKKEPEERKSSSNVKKEPEEKKMKKQNSEEDKLQQSSSFKKEEKMHSVKVKQEHKETDSTIKKEDNNNMDNVKLEDSLNMAWVDKYKPNSIKDIVGQAGPSSNVTKLMNWLSKWYVNHDGKKKPQRPNPWAKNDDGSFFKAALLSGPPGIGKTTTATLVTKELGFDAVEFNASDTRSKRLLKEEVASLLGNKSLYGYVNGQSQAVSKKHVLIMDEVDGMAGNEDRGGMAELIALIKESSVPIICMCNDRNHPKIRSLVNYCYDLRFQRPRIEQIKGRIMSICFKEKLKMTPSKLEEIIAATNNDIRQTINHLALLSAGEKLPEMSTASHQVASKDLKLGPWEVVRKVFTADEHKQMSFYDKCDLFFHDYSMAPLFVQQNYLQVLPQGNKNDIMAKVAATADALSLGEMVDKRIRANSAWSLLPTQAVFSSVLPGEYMCGHFTGQINFPGWLGKNSKTTKRSRLAQELHDHTRVCTSGSKLSVRLDYAPFLLANIVRPLAKDGQEGVAAALDVMKDYHLLREDLDSLLELTAWPGKKSPMDAVDGRVKAALTRAYNKEVMAYSYSAQANVKRKRAEAAGDEESGLLGGEEDEEGGQAVASDDDDDKDDLELDGLIKAKKKPAASSTSKASTSKAGGKKASTASSAAKSKAKPKK, encoded by the exons ATGCGATTTAGCGATTTGCAGGG GGGAATAGACTCGTTCTTCAAACGGCTACCCGGCAA AAAGACCACTGATGAAGATGCGTCTCCATCGCCAGCACCCAAGAAACGCAAAGCGCGCGTTATTTCCAGCGACGAGGATGAAATACCCGCTAGTCCGCAAGTTAGCAAGCATGGCAAGGAGTTGAAAAGGTCGCGCAAGGCACTGGACATCAAATCGCCCAGCAACGATAATAACAACACTGCTGCGAAGAAGCCGTCTTTGTCGAAGCTGAAGCCTTTACAGAAAGTGAATCCCTCGGATTTGTTTGGTGGGGAAACTAAACGCATAGAAGCTTCCAAGCCCAAGGATCGCAGCATTGTCGAAATGGAGGATGAATCCATCGATCGCAGTCTCATGGAAGTCGATGTGGAGCAAGCAACATCGccaaaagaaaccaaaaccCAGAGTCCGCCTGCAAGTCGCAAGCGCAGCCCGAAGCCAACTCCAGAATCGAAGAGCGCTTCTGCAAAGAAGCCCAAAGCTGCCACACCACGTGCGAAGCAGGATCTGGAGACAAGTGTTCTCACAGACGAAGACAGACACGAGAGAAAGCGCATGGCTGCCGTGCTCTATCAACAGTATAAGAATCGCAGCAGCTGCTTGAATCCGGGCAGCAAAGAAATACCTAAAGGCTCTCCGGATTGCCTGAAGGGTTTGACCTTTTTAGTGACAGGCATACTCGAATCTATGGAACGAGAGGAAGCTGCATCGGTGATTAAGGGATTTGGAGGTCGTGTCATGACTGTGGTGGGCAAGAAGCTCAACTATTTGGTTGTGGGCGAGGAGGCGGGACCCAAGAAACTCGCACAGGCCGAAGAACACAATGTGACCATCTTAAGTGAAGATGGACTATTTGATTTGATAAGGGAACGATCTGGCGAAAAGAAAGATGAAGTCAAGGTAAAGAAGGAAACTGAAGAGAAAAGCAGCACTTTGAAAGTAAAGAAGGAACCTGAAGAGAAAAGCAGCACTTTGAAAGTAAAGAAGGAACCTGAAGAAAGGAAAAGCTCCTCAAATGTTAAAAAGGAACCTGAAGAGAAGAAAATGAAGAAGCAAAATAGTGAAGAAGATAAActgcagcagagcagcagcttTAAGAAAGAGGAAAAGATGCACAGCGTTAAAGTAAAGCAGGAGCACAAAGAAACCGATTCCACGATCAAAAAAGAGGACAACAATAACATGGACAACGTCAAGCTGGAAGACAGCCTCAACATGGCCTGGGTGGACAAGTATAAACCCAACAGCATCAAGGATATTGTGGGCCAAGCTGGACCCTCCAGCAACGTCACCAA ACTAATGAACTGGCTGTCTAAATGGTATGTCAATCACGATGGCAAGAAGAAGCCTCAACGCCCCAATCCATGGGCCAAAAACGACGATGGCAGCTTCTTTAAAGCAGCCCTGCTCTCCGGTCCGCCAGGCATTGGTAAGACGACAACAGCGACTCTGGTCACCAAGGAGCTGGGCTTTGATGCCGTCGAATTCAATGCGTCGGACACGCGCAGTAAGCGACTGCTAAAGGAAGAGGTGGCCAGTCTGTTGGGCAACAAGTCACTGTATGGCTATGTAAATGGGCAGTCGCAAGCGGTTTCCAAGAAGCATGTACTCATCATGGACGAGGTAGACGGCATGGCGGGCAACGAGGATCGCGGTGGTATGGCGGAGCTCATTGCACTGATTAAGGAGAGTTCGGTGCCCATTATTTGTATGTGCAACGACAGAAATCATCCAAAGATACGTTCTTTGGTCAATTATTGTTACGATTTGCGTTTCCAGCGACCTCGGATCGAACAGATCAAAGGACGCATCATGAGCATTTGTTTCAAGGAGAAGCTCAAAATGACGCCATCGAAGCTGGAGGAAATCATTGCAGCTACCAACAATGATATTCGTCAGACCATCAATCATTTGGCTCTGTTGAGTGCCGGCGAAAAGCTGCCAGAAATGTCAACCGCAAGCCATCAGGTTGCGTCCAAAGATCTAAAGCTGGGCCCTTGGGAAGTGGTGCGCAAGGTTTTTACGGCCGATGAGCACAAACAAATGAGCTTCTACGATAAGTGTGATCTGTTCTTCCACGACTACAGCATGGCTCCACTTTTTGTTCAGCAAAACTATCTGCAAGTTCTGCCGCAGGGCAATAAAAACGACATCATGGCCAAGGTGGCGGCTACTGCGGATGCTCTCAGCCTGGGCGAGATGGTGGATAAGCGTATTCGTGCCAATTCCGCATGGAGTCTGCTGCCCACTCAGGCCGTCTTTAGCTCAGTGCTACCCGGTGAATATATGTGCGGTCATTTCACTGGCCAAATCAATTTCCCTGGCTGGTTAGGCAAGAATTCCAAGACGACTAAGCGATCTCGCTTGGCCCAGGAGCTGCATGATCACACGCGAGTGTGCACCTCGGGCTCCAAGCTGTCGGTGCGTTTGGATTATGCACCGTTCTTGTTGGCCAACATTGTGCGTCCGCTGGCCAAAGATGGACAAGAAGGCGTCGCTGCAGCACTAGATGTGATGAAGGATTATCATTTGTTGCGCGAGGATTTGGATTCGCTGCTCGAACTTACTGCCTGGCCGGGCAAGAAGTCGCCCATGGATGCAGTCGATGGCCGTGTGAAGGCAGCACTCACACGAGCCTACAACAAAGAGGTCATGGCTTATTCCTATTCAGCACAGGCAAATGTTAAACGGAAGCGTGCCGAGGCAGCTGGTGATGAAGAAAGCGGTCTGCTGGGAGGCGAAGAGGATGAGGAGGGTGGCCAAGCGGTTGCAtcggatgatgatgatgataaagaTGATTTGGAGTTGGATGGACTTATTAAGGCTAAGAAGAAGCCAGCTGCAAGCAGCACCAGCAAAGCCAGCACTTCAAAAGCAGGTGGCAAAAAAGCAAGCACTGCGTCAAGTGCGGCTAAATCTAAGGCGAAGCCTAAAAAATAA